The Micromonospora sp. NBC_00421 genome contains a region encoding:
- a CDS encoding 3' terminal RNA ribose 2'-O-methyltransferase Hen1 has protein sequence MLLTLTTTHRPATDLGYLLVKHPDRLHSFELPVGAAHVFYPEADEQHCTAALLVDVDPLRLTGEGRGRGRAPESFSLGQYVNDRPYAASSLLSSALAKVFRSALRGESRDRPELAAAPIPLQLRVPVLRCRGGADLAARMFAPLGWAVTAAPIPLDDTHPQWGDSRYVDLTLTGTVRLADALNHLYVLLPVLDDAKHYWVAPDEIDKLLRAGAGWLADHPERAVIVRRYLAHQRALAGEAMARLAAQQLADEPPADSVTEAEREQAPRQPSLALRRREAVLAALTASGATRVLDLGCGPGALLSALIGDRRYTEIVGTDVSTQALTLAARRLRLDRLPDRQRDRVRLWQSALTYRDDRLRGYDAGVLMEVIEHVDPPRLPALEDAVFGHARPATVVVTTPNAEHNVRYEGLGAGRFRHPDHRFEWTRVEFADWVDRVAAAYGYVAEIRGVGDDDPEVGPPTQLAVFRTVGTGTTVGTGTREVAR, from the coding sequence GTGCTACTCACCCTCACCACGACGCACCGGCCCGCCACCGACCTCGGATACCTGCTGGTCAAGCATCCCGACCGGCTCCACTCCTTCGAGTTGCCGGTCGGCGCGGCGCACGTGTTCTATCCCGAGGCCGACGAGCAGCACTGCACAGCCGCCCTGCTGGTCGACGTCGACCCGCTGCGGCTGACCGGCGAGGGCCGGGGCAGGGGCCGCGCCCCGGAGAGCTTCAGCCTCGGCCAGTACGTCAACGACCGGCCGTACGCCGCGTCGAGCCTGCTCTCCTCCGCGCTGGCCAAGGTGTTCCGCTCGGCCCTGCGCGGCGAGTCCCGGGACCGGCCGGAGCTGGCCGCCGCGCCGATCCCGCTCCAGCTGCGGGTGCCGGTGCTGCGCTGCCGGGGCGGTGCCGACCTGGCCGCCCGGATGTTCGCCCCGCTGGGCTGGGCGGTGACGGCCGCCCCGATTCCACTCGACGACACGCACCCGCAGTGGGGCGACAGCCGCTACGTCGATCTGACCCTCACCGGCACGGTACGGCTCGCCGACGCCCTCAACCACCTGTACGTGCTGCTGCCGGTCCTCGACGACGCGAAGCACTACTGGGTCGCCCCGGACGAGATCGACAAGCTGCTCCGAGCGGGTGCCGGCTGGCTCGCCGACCACCCGGAGCGGGCCGTCATCGTCCGCCGCTACCTGGCCCACCAACGAGCCCTGGCCGGGGAGGCCATGGCTCGCCTCGCCGCGCAGCAGCTGGCCGACGAGCCACCCGCCGACAGCGTTACCGAAGCCGAACGCGAACAGGCCCCTCGCCAGCCGTCGCTGGCGCTGCGCCGCCGGGAGGCGGTGCTCGCCGCGCTCACGGCCAGCGGGGCGACCCGGGTGTTGGACCTCGGCTGCGGACCCGGTGCGCTGCTGTCCGCCCTGATCGGCGACCGGCGCTACACGGAGATCGTCGGCACCGACGTGTCCACCCAGGCGCTGACGCTCGCAGCCCGTCGACTGCGGCTGGACCGGCTGCCGGATCGGCAACGGGACCGGGTCCGATTGTGGCAGTCCGCCCTGACGTATCGGGACGACCGGCTACGCGGGTACGACGCGGGGGTCCTGATGGAGGTGATCGAGCATGTCGACCCGCCACGCCTACCGGCGCTGGAGGATGCCGTATTCGGCCACGCCCGGCCCGCCACCGTCGTGGTGACCACACCGAACGCCGAGCACAACGTCCGCTACGAAGGGCTGGGAGCGGGCCGGTTCCGGCACCCCGACCACCGTTTCGAATGGACCCGGGTCGAGTTCGCCGACTGGGTCGACCGGGTCGCGGCGGCGTACGGCTATGTGGCCGAGATCCGGGGCGTCGGTGACGACGACCCCGAGGTGGGCCCACCCACCCAGCTTGCCGTGTTCCGCACCGTGGGGACGGGAACGACCGTCGGGACGGGCACCCGGGAGGTAGCCCGATGA
- a CDS encoding DedA family protein has product MTETVALNPLDPKDLLQTFGLVGVWVILFAETGLLVGFFFPGDSLLFLAGVAASPVADAIFGSGTRLSLVGLLIGGPLCAIAGAQLGHWLGARYGRRMFERPNSRLFKKEYVEKAEFYFQKFGPAKAVVLARFIPIVRTFLNPVAGALGMPAKQFFLWNVVGAILWVDGILLIGYLLADQIYNAIGDKIDRYILPVVALIILISVLPIFFEFLRDRKARRRGEAVAVVAAASAVGAVEAVRDTVEHHHHDQPRQPHDQQFPPQTYGQSPPQDGGRYPEHGQGR; this is encoded by the coding sequence ATGACCGAGACGGTCGCGCTGAATCCGCTCGACCCTAAGGATCTGCTCCAGACCTTCGGTCTGGTCGGCGTGTGGGTGATCCTCTTCGCCGAGACCGGGCTGCTGGTGGGGTTCTTCTTCCCCGGTGACTCGCTGCTCTTCCTGGCCGGGGTCGCCGCCTCGCCGGTGGCCGACGCGATCTTCGGCAGCGGCACCCGGCTCTCCCTGGTCGGACTGCTGATCGGTGGGCCGCTCTGCGCGATCGCCGGCGCCCAGCTCGGGCACTGGCTCGGTGCCCGCTACGGCCGGCGGATGTTCGAGCGCCCCAACTCCCGGCTCTTCAAGAAGGAGTACGTGGAGAAGGCGGAGTTCTACTTCCAGAAGTTCGGCCCGGCCAAGGCCGTGGTGCTGGCCCGGTTCATCCCGATCGTGCGGACGTTCCTCAACCCGGTGGCGGGTGCGCTCGGGATGCCGGCGAAGCAGTTCTTCCTCTGGAACGTCGTCGGCGCGATCCTCTGGGTGGACGGCATCCTGCTGATCGGCTACCTGCTCGCCGACCAGATCTACAACGCCATCGGCGACAAGATCGACAGGTACATCCTGCCGGTGGTCGCGCTGATCATCCTGATCTCGGTGCTGCCGATCTTCTTCGAGTTCCTCCGCGACCGGAAGGCGCGTCGGCGCGGTGAGGCAGTCGCCGTGGTCGCCGCCGCGAGCGCGGTGGGGGCGGTGGAGGCCGTCCGGGACACCGTCGAGCACCACCACCACGACCAGCCCCGGCAGCCGCACGACCAGCAGTTCCCACCGCAGACCTACGGTCAGTCCCCGCCGCAGGACGGTGGGCGGTACCCGGAGCACGGTCAGGGCCGCTGA
- a CDS encoding ArsR/SmtB family transcription factor produces MEYVGTALAEMTMPQISPLAGEPIERADAERLAGVLKALADPARLRLLSLIQSAPEGEACVCDLTAPLGLSQPTVSHHLRILTEAGLLEREKRGVWAYYRLVPSAIATIADLLTPPRKRATKKAR; encoded by the coding sequence ATGGAATACGTGGGAACTGCGTTGGCTGAAATGACCATGCCTCAGATCTCGCCGCTTGCCGGCGAGCCGATCGAACGTGCCGACGCCGAGCGGCTGGCGGGGGTCCTCAAGGCCCTTGCCGACCCCGCCCGGCTGCGGCTGCTCAGCCTGATCCAGTCGGCGCCCGAGGGCGAAGCGTGCGTGTGTGACCTCACCGCGCCGCTCGGCCTCTCGCAGCCGACGGTCAGCCACCACCTCCGCATCCTCACCGAGGCCGGCTTGCTGGAGCGGGAGAAGCGTGGTGTGTGGGCCTACTACCGGCTGGTGCCGTCGGCGATCGCCACGATCGCCGACCTCCTCACGCCGCCGCGCAAGCGGGCCACCAAGAAGGCCCGCTGA
- a CDS encoding polynucleotide kinase-phosphatase, which produces MTILDIPELALVALVGVSGSGKSTFAARHFAPSQVLASDAFRAMVADDENDQSASADAFGALHHVAGVRLRRGRLTVVDATNLQPHARAGLVKVAREHDVLPVAIVLAVPETLAWERTQARADRTHGRQVLARMQRDLRRSYGQLDREGFRKVHVLRGVEEIDAAQVRLDRLHNDRRELTGPFDIVGDVHGCRQELESLLTRLGYLLHRDDAGRPVDAAHPAGRTAVFVGDLVDRGPDSPGVLRLVMGMVAAGHAICVPGNHEHKLLRKLRGQDVKLTHGLAETMAQLDAEDPAFVTGAATFIDGLVSHFVLDGGRLVVAHAGLKEAYHGRASGRVRSFALWGETTGETDEYGLPVRYPWARDYRGSAMVVYGHTPTPVPEWVNNTICVDTGCVFGGQLTALRYPEKELVSVAAQREWYAPARPLVSPPARPDTVLDLADVTGRRHLEHAYGTLTVPAENAAAALEVMSRFAVDPGRLVWLPPTMAPCSTSTVEGFLEHPTQAFDDYRAAGVERVVCEEKHMGSRAVVLVEQEPGAFGGGVVHTRTGRPFFGSPLDGELLDRVRAAVGTAGLWDELGTDRLLLDCELLPWSAKAGGLIREQYASVGAAGRAALPAALAALDAAAARGLPVDALRDRMTARRAEVEGYSAAYRAYVAPTEGLRGVTLAPFAVLAGAKVTFTDREHGWHLALADRLCAADPEFFTPTRRQVVELADAAAVAAATDWWLALTGDGGEGMVVKPYAGPAARSARGSLLQPGIKCRGREYLRIIYGPGYTEPAQLTALRRRSLGRKRGLALREHALGLAALDAYAADVPLWRRHELVFAILACESEPVDPRL; this is translated from the coding sequence ATGACCATCCTCGACATTCCCGAACTCGCCCTGGTGGCGCTGGTCGGCGTCTCCGGGTCGGGCAAGTCCACCTTCGCCGCCCGGCACTTCGCGCCCAGCCAGGTGCTCGCCTCGGACGCGTTCCGGGCGATGGTCGCCGACGACGAGAACGACCAGTCCGCCTCGGCCGACGCGTTCGGGGCACTGCACCACGTGGCGGGGGTCCGGCTGCGGCGGGGCCGGCTCACCGTGGTCGACGCGACGAACCTCCAGCCGCACGCCCGCGCCGGTCTGGTCAAGGTGGCCCGCGAGCACGACGTGCTGCCGGTGGCGATCGTGCTGGCCGTGCCGGAGACGCTGGCCTGGGAGCGGACCCAGGCCCGCGCCGACCGGACGCACGGCCGGCAGGTGCTGGCCCGGATGCAGCGCGACCTGCGCCGGTCGTACGGGCAGTTGGACCGGGAGGGGTTCCGCAAGGTGCACGTGCTGCGCGGGGTCGAGGAGATCGACGCGGCGCAGGTTCGCCTCGACAGGCTCCACAACGACCGGCGGGAGCTGACCGGGCCGTTCGACATCGTCGGTGACGTACACGGTTGCCGCCAGGAGCTGGAGTCGCTGCTGACGCGGCTGGGTTACCTGCTGCACCGCGACGACGCGGGTCGCCCGGTGGACGCGGCGCACCCGGCTGGTCGTACCGCCGTCTTCGTGGGTGACCTGGTGGACCGCGGCCCGGACTCCCCCGGCGTGCTGCGCCTGGTGATGGGCATGGTGGCGGCCGGGCACGCGATCTGCGTGCCGGGCAACCACGAGCACAAGTTGCTGCGCAAGCTGCGTGGTCAGGACGTCAAGCTCACCCACGGCCTGGCCGAGACGATGGCGCAGCTCGACGCCGAGGACCCGGCGTTCGTGACCGGGGCGGCGACCTTCATCGACGGCCTGGTCAGCCACTTCGTGCTGGACGGCGGCCGGCTGGTGGTGGCACACGCCGGGCTGAAGGAGGCCTACCACGGCCGCGCGTCGGGCCGGGTCCGCTCGTTCGCGCTCTGGGGCGAGACCACCGGCGAGACCGACGAGTACGGCCTGCCGGTGCGCTACCCGTGGGCACGCGACTACCGGGGCTCGGCAATGGTCGTCTACGGGCACACCCCGACCCCGGTGCCGGAGTGGGTGAACAACACCATCTGCGTCGACACCGGTTGCGTCTTCGGCGGGCAGCTCACCGCGCTGCGCTACCCGGAGAAGGAGCTGGTCTCGGTCGCCGCCCAGCGGGAGTGGTACGCCCCGGCCCGGCCTCTGGTCAGCCCGCCGGCCCGCCCGGACACCGTGCTCGACCTGGCCGACGTGACCGGGCGTCGGCACCTGGAACACGCCTACGGGACGCTGACCGTGCCGGCGGAGAACGCCGCCGCCGCGCTGGAGGTGATGAGCCGGTTCGCGGTGGACCCGGGCCGGCTGGTCTGGTTGCCGCCGACGATGGCACCCTGCTCGACGTCGACGGTGGAGGGGTTCCTGGAGCACCCGACGCAGGCGTTCGACGACTACCGGGCGGCCGGTGTGGAGCGGGTGGTGTGCGAGGAGAAGCACATGGGTTCCCGGGCGGTGGTGCTCGTCGAGCAGGAACCCGGCGCGTTCGGCGGCGGGGTGGTGCACACCCGTACCGGCCGGCCGTTCTTCGGGTCGCCGCTGGACGGCGAGCTGCTGGACCGGGTCCGGGCGGCGGTCGGCACGGCCGGCCTGTGGGACGAGCTGGGCACCGACCGGCTGCTGCTGGACTGTGAGCTGCTGCCCTGGTCGGCGAAGGCGGGTGGGCTGATCCGCGAGCAGTACGCCAGCGTCGGCGCGGCCGGGCGGGCGGCGTTGCCGGCGGCGCTCGCCGCGCTGGACGCGGCGGCGGCCCGGGGGCTGCCGGTGGACGCGCTGCGGGACCGGATGACGGCCCGCCGGGCGGAGGTCGAGGGCTACTCGGCGGCCTACCGGGCGTACGTGGCACCCACCGAGGGGTTGCGCGGGGTGACGCTGGCGCCGTTCGCGGTGCTGGCCGGGGCGAAGGTGACCTTCACCGACCGGGAACACGGCTGGCACCTGGCGCTGGCCGACCGGCTCTGCGCGGCCGACCCGGAGTTCTTCACCCCGACCCGACGGCAGGTGGTGGAGCTGGCCGACGCGGCAGCGGTGGCGGCGGCCACCGACTGGTGGCTGGCGCTGACCGGGGACGGCGGCGAGGGGATGGTGGTCAAGCCGTACGCCGGCCCGGCGGCCCGGTCGGCACGGGGCTCGCTGCTCCAGCCGGGCATCAAGTGCCGGGGCCGGGAGTACCTGCGGATCATCTACGGCCCCGGGTACACCGAACCCGCCCAGCTCACCGCGCTGCGTCGCCGCTCGTTGGGGCGCAAGCGGGGCCTGGCGCTGCGCGAGCACGCGCTCGGCCTGGCCGCCCTGGACGCGTACGCCGCCGATGTCCCGCTGTGGCGGCGGCACGAGCTGGTCTTCGCCATCCTCGCCTGCGAGTCGGAGCCGGTCGACCCCCGGCTCTGA